The following proteins are encoded in a genomic region of Mycobacterium sp. 155:
- a CDS encoding rhodanese-like domain-containing protein: protein MFFQQYYLDCLSHASYLIGDENTGRAVVIDPQRDVSEYVDDARDNGLTIELVIETHFHADFLSGHLELAKATGAKIVYSSVAETEFESVGVADGERYSLGDVTLEFRHTPGHTPESLSVVVYEHADDEVPYGVMTGDALFIGDVGRPDLLASIGFTRDELADKLYDSLHDKLMTLPDSTRVYPAHGAGSACGKNLSTDLWSTIGEQKATNYALRAPDKATFMKLVTEGQPPAPGYFVYDAILNRKDRELLDETKAPIAMTYEEVRAAIERGAILVDGRTPEEFALGHLRQSINIGLAGRYAEFAGSVLRSDVDIVLFTEPGQELEAKNRLGRIGFDRVIGYVANPYQTMFAHQDDVSVASRLTAKVFDERVAQVKDLQIVDVRNPAEVEAGSIPGATPIPVGQLPSRLSELDPTKPTVVFCAGGYRSSVAASLLRHNGFTDVSDILGGFGAWDEAHQNA from the coding sequence ATGTTTTTTCAGCAGTACTATCTGGACTGCCTGTCGCATGCGTCATATCTGATTGGTGACGAAAACACCGGCCGCGCAGTGGTTATCGATCCACAACGGGATGTGTCAGAGTACGTGGACGACGCCAGGGACAACGGCCTGACCATCGAACTCGTCATCGAGACACATTTCCACGCGGATTTCCTGTCCGGCCACCTGGAGTTGGCAAAAGCCACGGGTGCCAAGATCGTCTATTCCTCTGTCGCGGAAACCGAGTTCGAGTCGGTCGGCGTCGCCGACGGCGAGCGGTACTCGTTGGGCGATGTGACCCTGGAGTTCCGGCATACGCCCGGGCACACCCCGGAATCCCTGAGCGTGGTGGTCTACGAGCACGCCGACGACGAGGTGCCCTACGGGGTGATGACCGGCGACGCGCTGTTCATCGGTGATGTGGGCCGCCCCGACCTGCTGGCCTCGATCGGCTTCACCCGGGATGAACTGGCGGACAAGCTCTATGACTCACTGCACGACAAGCTGATGACGCTGCCCGACTCCACCCGCGTATATCCCGCGCACGGCGCGGGTTCGGCGTGCGGCAAGAACCTATCGACAGATCTGTGGTCGACCATCGGGGAACAGAAAGCAACGAATTACGCGTTGCGGGCACCCGACAAGGCGACCTTCATGAAGCTCGTCACCGAGGGCCAGCCACCGGCGCCCGGCTACTTCGTCTACGACGCGATCCTCAACCGCAAGGATCGAGAACTGCTGGACGAGACCAAAGCTCCGATCGCGATGACCTACGAGGAGGTCCGCGCGGCGATCGAGCGTGGCGCCATCCTGGTGGACGGAAGGACCCCGGAGGAGTTCGCGCTGGGCCACCTGCGACAGTCGATCAACATCGGGCTCGCGGGCCGTTACGCCGAATTCGCCGGATCGGTGCTCAGATCAGATGTCGACATCGTCCTGTTCACCGAGCCCGGTCAGGAACTGGAGGCCAAGAACCGGCTCGGCAGAATCGGCTTCGACCGCGTCATCGGCTATGTCGCCAACCCGTACCAGACGATGTTCGCCCACCAAGACGATGTTTCGGTGGCATCTCGGTTGACTGCCAAGGTATTCGACGAACGGGTCGCGCAAGTCAAGGATCTGCAGATCGTCGACGTCCGGAACCCGGCCGAAGTCGAGGCCGGCTCTATCCCGGGTGCAACCCCGATCCCGGTGGGGCAGCTGCCTTCTCGGCTCAGCGAGCTCGACCCCACCAAACCGACCGTCGTGTTCTGTGCGGGCGGCTATCGGTCGTCGGTCGCGGCGAGCCTGCTGCGGCACAACGGCTTCACCGATGTCAGTGACATCCTGGGTGGTTTCGGCGCCTGGGACGAAGCGCACCAGAACGCCTGA
- a CDS encoding rhodanese-like domain-containing protein, giving the protein MTVATTISAQDLHERLRSGHDLRVLDVRTPAEFETAHIAGAYNVPLDLLREHRSEIAAHLDEDVILVCRSGARATQADEALRAAGLSNVHILDGGITAWSANGLDVVEGKQRWDLERQVRLVAGSLVLTSILTSVFVPKAKWLAGAIGAGLSVAAVTDTCAMGMALAKLPYNRVPNADAKTVVAQLIGS; this is encoded by the coding sequence ATGACCGTCGCCACGACCATCTCCGCCCAGGATCTCCACGAGCGCCTCCGATCTGGCCACGATCTGCGTGTCCTGGACGTGCGGACACCCGCGGAATTCGAGACGGCTCACATTGCCGGCGCGTACAACGTCCCACTCGACCTCTTACGCGAGCACCGCAGCGAGATCGCCGCGCACCTCGACGAAGATGTGATCCTGGTCTGCCGGTCTGGCGCACGAGCAACGCAGGCCGACGAGGCGCTCCGCGCCGCGGGGTTGTCCAATGTCCACATCCTCGACGGTGGTATCACCGCGTGGTCTGCCAATGGACTTGACGTCGTCGAGGGCAAACAGCGCTGGGATCTGGAACGCCAGGTACGCCTGGTGGCCGGCTCCCTGGTCTTGACGAGCATCCTGACCAGTGTGTTCGTTCCCAAGGCCAAGTGGTTGGCCGGGGCGATCGGCGCGGGCCTGAGCGTGGCCGCGGTTACCGACACCTGTGCGATGGGGATGGCTCTGGCGAAACTGCCCTACAACCGCGTCCCAAATGCCGACGCCAAGACAGTGGTCGCACAACTCATCGGATCGTGA
- a CDS encoding metal-sensitive transcriptional regulator — MDCDDESIAAVLNRLRRAQGQLAGVIAMIEAGRDCKDVVTQLAAVSRALDRAGFKIVANGLRECITGRTSDGAAPMTEAELEKLFLALA, encoded by the coding sequence ATGGATTGCGACGACGAAAGCATTGCCGCGGTATTGAATCGGCTGCGGCGCGCGCAGGGCCAGTTGGCCGGCGTTATCGCGATGATCGAGGCGGGTCGTGACTGCAAGGACGTGGTCACCCAGCTTGCCGCGGTGTCCCGCGCACTGGACCGGGCCGGCTTCAAGATTGTGGCCAACGGACTGCGCGAGTGCATCACCGGGCGGACCTCCGACGGGGCCGCTCCGATGACCGAGGCCGAGTTGGAGAAATTGTTCCTGGCACTCGCATGA
- a CDS encoding class I SAM-dependent methyltransferase, which translates to MTTFRDNSTHAQANKLTLAEILEIFAAGQLPLKFTAYDGSAAGPEDAALGLDLKTPRGTTYLATAPGDLGLARAYVSGDLEPYGVHPGDPYPLLCALAEKMDFKRPPARVLAHIVRSIGIEHLKPIAPPPQEALPRWRRMVEGLRHSRVRDAEAIHHHYDVSNTFYEWVLGSSMTYTCACYPDPDATLEQAQENKYRLVFDKLRLQPGDRLLDVGCGWGAMVRYAARHGVRAIGVTLSREQAAWAQQAIEREGLGDLAEVRHGDYRDVTESGFDAVSSIGLTEHIGVHNYPSYFNFLQSRMRVGALLLNHCITRHDNRSGATAGGFIDRYVFPDGELTGSGRIITEVQNVGLEVLHEENLRHHYAMTLRDWCANLVEHWDEAVAEVGLPTAKVWGLYMAGSRLGFETNIIQLHQILAVKLDEHGNDGGLPLRPWWHA; encoded by the coding sequence ATGACAACATTCAGGGATAATTCGACGCACGCTCAGGCGAACAAACTCACGCTGGCCGAGATCCTGGAGATCTTCGCCGCGGGACAGCTTCCACTGAAATTCACCGCCTACGACGGCAGCGCCGCCGGCCCTGAGGACGCCGCGCTCGGACTCGACCTCAAGACCCCGCGCGGCACCACCTACCTCGCCACCGCGCCCGGCGATCTCGGGCTGGCGCGGGCCTACGTGTCAGGCGATCTGGAACCATACGGCGTGCACCCCGGCGATCCGTACCCGTTGCTGTGCGCGCTGGCCGAGAAAATGGATTTCAAGCGTCCACCGGCCCGGGTGCTGGCCCACATCGTCCGCTCGATCGGCATCGAACACCTGAAACCGATCGCTCCGCCGCCGCAGGAGGCCCTGCCGCGCTGGCGCCGTATGGTGGAAGGGTTGCGGCACAGCCGGGTTCGCGACGCCGAGGCCATCCACCACCACTACGACGTGTCCAATACGTTCTACGAGTGGGTGCTCGGCTCGTCGATGACCTACACGTGCGCCTGTTATCCGGACCCTGACGCCACCCTGGAACAGGCGCAGGAGAACAAGTATCGGCTGGTGTTCGACAAACTGCGGCTGCAACCCGGCGATCGCCTGCTCGACGTGGGCTGCGGCTGGGGTGCCATGGTTCGCTACGCGGCCCGCCACGGCGTGCGGGCCATCGGTGTGACGCTGTCGCGCGAACAGGCCGCCTGGGCGCAGCAGGCGATCGAGAGGGAAGGACTCGGCGATCTCGCCGAGGTACGCCACGGCGACTATCGCGATGTCACCGAGTCCGGCTTCGACGCGGTGTCGTCGATCGGTCTGACCGAACACATCGGCGTGCACAACTATCCGTCGTACTTCAATTTCCTGCAGTCCAGGATGCGTGTCGGCGCACTGCTGCTCAACCACTGCATCACCCGCCACGACAACCGGTCGGGTGCCACGGCGGGTGGGTTCATCGACCGTTACGTGTTCCCGGACGGTGAGCTCACGGGCTCCGGCCGGATCATCACCGAGGTCCAGAACGTCGGCCTCGAGGTGCTGCACGAGGAGAACCTGCGCCATCACTATGCGATGACCCTGCGCGATTGGTGCGCCAACCTCGTCGAGCACTGGGACGAGGCGGTGGCGGAGGTCGGGCTGCCCACCGCGAAGGTGTGGGGCCTGTACATGGCTGGATCACGACTGGGCTTCGAGACCAATATCATTCAGCTGCACCAGATTCTGGCAGTCAAGCTGGACGAGCACGGTAATGACGGCGGCCTGCCGCTGCGACCATGGTGGCACGCGTAA
- a CDS encoding FAD-binding oxidoreductase: MSVVPTDAQTVHAAGVQRLLDSYRAIKPTDTVRLAKPTSNLFRARDRHAGKGLDTSGLTNVIAVDVQASTADVAGMCTYEDLVDATLPHGLAPLVVPQLKTITLGGAVTGLGIESTSFRNGLPHESVLELDILTGTGEIVTASPTEHADLYRSFPNSYGTLGYSTRLRIELEPVKPFVALRHLRFHDLDDLVAAMDRIIETGGLHGEKVDYLDGVVFSADESYLCVGIKTTTAGPVSDYTGNHVYYRSIQHDGENGAEKHDRLTIHDYLWRWDTDWFWCSRAFGAQNPTIRRLWPRRYRRSSFYWKLIGYDQRFNIADRIEKRNGRPPRERVVQDIEVPLEHCGLFLKWFLDNIPIEPIWLCPLRLRDDPKTAGTWPLYPLHPHHTYVNIGFWSSVPAGPVAGHTNRLIERKVSQLDGHKSLYSDAFYTRDEFDALYGGEAYKTVKKTYDPDSRLLDLYSKAVQRQ, from the coding sequence GTGTCTGTTGTTCCGACTGACGCACAGACTGTCCACGCTGCCGGCGTACAGCGGCTTCTCGACAGCTATCGCGCCATAAAGCCCACCGATACGGTTCGCCTTGCCAAACCCACATCGAACCTGTTCCGCGCCCGTGACCGGCACGCCGGCAAAGGCCTGGACACATCGGGTTTGACGAATGTCATCGCTGTTGATGTGCAGGCATCGACGGCAGACGTGGCAGGCATGTGCACGTACGAAGATCTGGTGGACGCGACGCTGCCGCACGGGCTGGCGCCGTTGGTGGTGCCGCAGCTCAAGACCATCACCCTCGGCGGCGCGGTCACCGGTCTGGGGATCGAGTCGACGTCGTTCCGCAACGGGCTACCGCACGAATCCGTGCTGGAGCTGGACATCCTCACCGGCACAGGCGAAATCGTCACCGCGTCTCCGACCGAACACGCCGATCTGTACCGCTCGTTCCCCAACTCCTATGGAACGCTTGGCTATTCGACTCGCCTACGCATAGAGCTGGAACCCGTGAAGCCGTTCGTCGCGCTGCGCCACCTGCGTTTTCACGACTTGGACGATCTGGTCGCAGCGATGGACCGCATCATCGAAACCGGCGGTCTGCACGGCGAGAAGGTCGATTACCTCGACGGCGTGGTGTTCAGCGCCGACGAAAGCTACCTGTGCGTGGGCATTAAGACGACCACAGCGGGGCCCGTCAGCGATTACACCGGTAACCACGTCTACTACCGGTCGATACAGCATGACGGTGAGAATGGCGCGGAGAAACATGACCGGCTGACCATCCACGACTATCTGTGGCGGTGGGATACCGACTGGTTCTGGTGCTCACGGGCGTTCGGCGCACAGAATCCGACGATTCGGCGACTGTGGCCGCGCCGCTACCGCCGCAGCAGCTTCTACTGGAAGCTCATCGGCTATGACCAGCGGTTCAACATCGCCGACCGGATCGAGAAGCGCAACGGGCGCCCGCCCCGGGAACGGGTGGTACAGGACATCGAGGTGCCTTTGGAGCACTGCGGACTGTTCCTCAAATGGTTTCTCGACAACATCCCGATCGAGCCAATCTGGCTGTGCCCGCTGCGATTACGCGACGATCCGAAAACCGCCGGAACATGGCCGCTCTATCCGCTTCACCCACACCACACCTACGTCAACATCGGATTCTGGTCGTCCGTCCCGGCCGGGCCCGTAGCCGGGCACACCAACCGGCTTATCGAACGCAAGGTCAGCCAACTCGACGGACATAAATCGCTGTATTCGGACGCGTTCTATACGCGTGACGAGTTTGACGCACTATACGGCGGGGAAGCTTATAAGACGGTCAAGAAAACCTACGATCCCGATTCACGTCTACTTGATCTGTATTCGAAAGCGGTGCAACGGCAATGA
- a CDS encoding SRPBCC family protein produces the protein MGQVSAVSTVLINAEPAAVFAAIADYQTVRPKILSSHYSGYQVLEGGQGAGTVATWKLQATKSRVRDVKATVDVAGHTVIEKDANSSMVINWTVAPAGTGSSVNLKTTWTGAGGVGGFFEKTFAPLGLRKIQDEVLANLKKEVEGS, from the coding sequence ATGGGACAGGTCAGCGCGGTCAGCACCGTTTTGATCAACGCCGAACCCGCCGCTGTGTTCGCTGCGATCGCCGACTACCAGACGGTGCGGCCCAAGATTCTTTCCTCGCACTACAGCGGTTACCAGGTCCTCGAAGGGGGCCAGGGTGCGGGCACCGTCGCCACCTGGAAACTGCAGGCGACGAAATCGCGGGTGCGCGACGTCAAGGCGACTGTCGACGTGGCGGGGCACACCGTCATCGAGAAGGACGCCAACTCGTCGATGGTGATCAACTGGACCGTTGCCCCGGCTGGGACCGGGTCGTCGGTCAACCTCAAGACCACCTGGACCGGAGCCGGTGGCGTGGGCGGCTTTTTCGAGAAGACGTTCGCCCCGTTGGGCCTGCGCAAGATCCAGGACGAGGTGCTGGCCAACCTCAAGAAGGAAGTAGAGGGCAGCTAG
- a CDS encoding Rv3717 family N-acetylmuramoyl-L-alanine amidase, with protein MRVPACLRVGTAVASSVLIAVATVAATPTAHAAPANIAGMIVFLDPGHNGANDASISKQVPTGRGGTKDCQASGTSTDDGYPEHTFNWDTTLRVRAALTALGVRTAMTRGDDTSLGPCVDERAAMANAVHPNAIVAIHADGGPANGRGFHVLYSSPPLNAAQAGPSVQFAKIMRDQIAGSGIPPATYIGSGGLDGRSDIAGLNLAQYPSILVECGNMKNPVDSSLMKSPEGRQKYADAIVRGITGFLGSQQVASAR; from the coding sequence GTGCGAGTCCCAGCCTGCCTGCGTGTCGGCACCGCGGTTGCCAGCAGCGTGCTCATTGCTGTCGCGACGGTGGCCGCCACACCCACAGCCCATGCCGCGCCCGCCAACATCGCCGGGATGATCGTCTTCCTCGATCCCGGTCACAACGGCGCCAACGACGCCTCGATCAGCAAACAGGTGCCGACCGGACGCGGCGGCACCAAGGACTGCCAGGCCAGTGGCACGTCGACCGATGACGGCTACCCCGAACACACCTTCAACTGGGACACGACGCTGCGCGTCCGGGCCGCGCTGACCGCCCTCGGGGTGCGGACCGCGATGACGCGCGGCGACGACACGTCGCTGGGCCCGTGCGTCGACGAGCGCGCGGCGATGGCCAACGCGGTGCACCCCAATGCCATCGTGGCCATCCATGCCGACGGCGGCCCCGCGAACGGCCGCGGCTTCCACGTGCTGTACTCCTCGCCGCCGCTCAATGCCGCCCAGGCCGGGCCGTCGGTGCAGTTCGCGAAGATCATGCGCGATCAGATCGCCGGCTCGGGCATCCCGCCGGCCACCTACATCGGGTCGGGCGGTCTGGATGGGCGGTCGGACATCGCCGGGCTCAACCTTGCTCAGTACCCGTCGATCCTCGTCGAGTGCGGCAACATGAAGAACCCGGTCGACTCGTCGCTGATGAAGTCACCGGAGGGCAGGCAGAAATACGCCGACGCCATCGTCCGCGGGATCACCGGGTTCCTCGGTTCGCAGCAGGTGGCGTCGGCGCGTTAG
- a CDS encoding YbaB/EbfC family nucleoid-associated protein — protein sequence MQPGGTPDMSALLAQAQQMQQQLMDAQEAMTKAEVEGQAGGGLVRVTVKGSGEVVAVSIDPRVIDPSDPETLQDLIVGALADASAQVQQMAQSRLGPLAGGLSGLGIPGL from the coding sequence ATGCAACCCGGAGGCACACCCGACATGTCGGCACTGCTCGCACAGGCACAGCAGATGCAGCAGCAGCTGATGGACGCTCAAGAGGCGATGACCAAAGCCGAGGTCGAAGGCCAGGCCGGCGGGGGACTGGTCCGGGTCACCGTCAAGGGCAGCGGAGAGGTCGTCGCAGTGTCGATCGATCCCAGGGTCATCGATCCGTCCGATCCGGAGACCCTGCAGGATCTCATCGTCGGTGCGCTGGCCGACGCATCGGCACAGGTGCAGCAGATGGCGCAGAGCCGGCTGGGCCCGCTGGCCGGCGGGTTGAGCGGCCTCGGCATTCCGGGACTGTAG
- the recR gene encoding recombination mediator RecR has protein sequence MFEGPVQDLIDELGKLPGIGPKSAQRIAFHLLSVEPPDIDRLTAVLGRVRDGVTFCEVCGNVSDAERCRICSDPRRDASLVCVVEEPKDVQAVERTREFRGRYHVLGGALDPLSGVGPDQLRIRELLNRIGERVDGVDVAEVIIATDPNTEGEATATYLVRMLRDIPGLTVTRIASGLPMGGDLEFADELTLGRALAGRRAMV, from the coding sequence GTGTTTGAAGGCCCTGTCCAGGATCTGATCGACGAGCTGGGCAAGCTGCCCGGCATCGGGCCGAAGAGCGCGCAGCGGATCGCGTTTCATCTGCTGAGTGTCGAGCCGCCGGACATCGACCGGTTGACTGCGGTGCTGGGCCGGGTCCGCGACGGGGTCACGTTCTGCGAGGTGTGCGGCAACGTGTCCGACGCGGAACGCTGCCGGATCTGCAGCGATCCCCGGCGTGACGCGTCGCTGGTGTGTGTCGTCGAGGAGCCCAAGGACGTGCAGGCCGTGGAGCGCACGCGCGAGTTCCGGGGCCGCTACCACGTACTCGGCGGGGCACTGGACCCATTGTCGGGAGTGGGTCCTGACCAGTTGCGCATCCGTGAGCTGTTGAACCGGATCGGTGAACGCGTCGACGGTGTCGACGTCGCCGAAGTGATCATCGCCACAGATCCCAACACCGAGGGCGAGGCCACCGCCACGTACCTGGTGCGGATGCTGCGCGATATCCCGGGTCTGACCGTCACCCGTATCGCGTCGGGCCTGCCGATGGGCGGGGATTTGGAATTTGCCGACGAACTCACGCTGGGCCGCGCGCTTGCCGGTCGCCGCGCCATGGTCTGA
- a CDS encoding glutamine amidotransferase, with amino-acid sequence MTGAHTRSNSTVSIGLVLPDVMGTYGDSGNAVVLRQRLLLRGIDAEIVEITLTEPVPNSCDLYTLGGAEDYAQRLATKHLIRYPGLQQAVSRGTPVLAICAAIQVLGHWYETSAGERVEGVGLLDVTTSPQEARTIGEVASKPLLAGLTQPLTGFENHRGGTVLGPDARPLAAVTKGAGNRAGDGYDGAVQGSVVATYLHGPCLARNPELADHLLSRVVGELPPLDLPEVQMLRRERLAAQRRA; translated from the coding sequence TTGACAGGCGCGCATACGAGGAGCAATTCAACGGTCAGCATCGGGCTCGTGCTCCCCGATGTGATGGGCACGTACGGAGACAGCGGCAATGCGGTGGTGCTGCGACAGCGGCTGCTGCTGCGTGGCATCGATGCCGAGATCGTGGAGATCACCCTGACCGAGCCCGTTCCCAACTCGTGTGACCTCTACACTCTCGGTGGCGCCGAGGATTACGCGCAGCGCCTGGCCACCAAGCATCTGATTCGGTATCCCGGCCTGCAACAAGCGGTTTCGCGGGGAACTCCGGTACTGGCGATCTGCGCGGCGATCCAGGTGCTCGGGCACTGGTATGAGACGTCGGCCGGCGAGCGCGTCGAGGGCGTCGGCCTGTTGGATGTCACCACGTCGCCACAAGAGGCCCGAACCATCGGCGAGGTGGCCTCGAAACCCTTGCTGGCGGGGCTGACGCAGCCGCTGACCGGTTTCGAAAATCACCGCGGTGGAACAGTTCTCGGCCCCGATGCCCGGCCGCTTGCGGCCGTCACCAAGGGTGCGGGCAACCGGGCCGGCGATGGCTACGACGGGGCCGTACAGGGCAGCGTGGTGGCCACCTATCTGCACGGACCATGCCTGGCCCGCAATCCTGAACTGGCCGACCATCTGTTGTCACGGGTGGTCGGAGAATTGCCTCCATTGGATTTGCCCGAGGTGCAAATGCTGCGCCGCGAGCGGCTCGCGGCGCAGCGGCGGGCCTAG
- a CDS encoding Mur ligase family protein: MLTLRGRTALAAGASARWASRVSGRGAGAMIGGLVAMTLDRTILRQLGQGRRTVVVTGTNGKSTTTRMIAAALATVGPVASNSEGANMDAGLVAALAGARTANLAALEVDEMHVPHVSDAVDPSVIVLLNLSRDQLDRVGEINHIERTLRGGLSRHPDAVIVANCDDVLMTSAAYDSPNVVWVAAGGSWAGDSVSCPRSGEIIVRDSGESRAWYSTGTDFKRPSPQWWFDDTHIYGPDGLVLPMALALPGAVNRGNATQAVAAAVTLGADPAAAVAAVSGVDEVAGRYRTVQVGSHTARILLAKNPAGWQEALSMVDQRGAGVVIAVNGQVPDGEDLSWLWDVRFEQFVGDTARSRVVVAAGERGTDLAVRLGYAGVEHSLVHDTVAAIDSCPPGHVEVIANYTAFLQLNRRIS, encoded by the coding sequence ATGCTGACCCTGCGCGGACGTACCGCACTCGCGGCCGGAGCATCTGCACGCTGGGCGTCGCGGGTGAGCGGCCGAGGCGCAGGCGCAATGATCGGCGGCCTGGTCGCAATGACGCTGGACCGGACGATCCTGCGGCAGCTGGGCCAGGGCCGTCGCACTGTGGTCGTGACCGGCACCAACGGCAAGTCGACCACCACGCGAATGATCGCGGCTGCGCTGGCCACCGTGGGTCCGGTGGCCAGCAACTCAGAGGGCGCCAACATGGATGCCGGGCTGGTGGCGGCCCTGGCGGGCGCGCGCACTGCCAACCTGGCCGCGCTCGAGGTCGACGAGATGCACGTCCCGCACGTCTCGGATGCGGTGGACCCGTCGGTGATCGTGCTGCTCAACCTGTCCCGAGACCAGCTGGACCGGGTCGGTGAGATCAACCACATCGAACGCACGCTGCGGGGCGGCCTGTCCCGGCACCCCGACGCGGTGATCGTGGCCAACTGTGATGACGTCCTGATGACCTCGGCCGCTTACGACAGCCCCAACGTGGTGTGGGTGGCAGCCGGCGGCAGCTGGGCCGGCGACTCGGTCAGCTGCCCGCGGTCGGGCGAGATCATCGTCCGTGACAGCGGAGAGAGCCGGGCGTGGTACTCCACCGGAACCGACTTCAAGCGCCCCAGCCCGCAGTGGTGGTTCGACGACACCCACATCTATGGCCCCGACGGGCTGGTCCTGCCGATGGCGCTGGCGCTGCCCGGAGCAGTCAACCGCGGCAACGCCACCCAGGCCGTCGCGGCAGCGGTCACCCTGGGTGCCGACCCCGCTGCCGCGGTGGCGGCAGTCTCCGGCGTCGACGAGGTGGCCGGCCGGTACCGCACCGTGCAGGTGGGCTCGCACACCGCACGGATCCTGCTGGCCAAGAACCCCGCCGGATGGCAAGAGGCCTTGTCGATGGTCGACCAACGGGGCGCCGGGGTGGTGATCGCGGTCAACGGGCAGGTGCCCGACGGCGAGGATCTGTCGTGGCTGTGGGATGTGCGGTTCGAGCAATTTGTCGGAGACACGGCACGGTCACGCGTCGTCGTCGCGGCGGGCGAGCGGGGCACCGATCTCGCGGTGCGCCTCGGCTACGCCGGTGTCGAACACTCGCTCGTGCATGACACGGTCGCCGCGATCGACTCGTGTCCGCCAGGGCATGTCGAGGTGATCGCGAACTACACCGCGTTCCTGCAACTGAATCGGCGGATCTCATGA